Proteins encoded in a region of the Geobacillus genomosp. 3 genome:
- a CDS encoding ABC transporter substrate-binding protein: MKRFSTLLLVMVITMSLFLTGCSGDSSSSSGQEGKSENGATKLTLWTFGEQHAEFFEFMADEWNKKNPNKKIQLETTVYPYEDMHNKLLLSLQSGVGAPDIADIEISRFSNYLKGKPQLVELNDIIEPVKDKVIQSRFDIYSKNGKYYGIDFHVGATVIYYNKELLDKAGVDPDQIVTWDDFKEAGKKVVSATGKPMITIEVDGPWTYWPLVVQQGSDFYSKDGSVIVDNDTNIKTLTFLKQLLDEKIAVVAPGGQHHAEEYYGFMNKGGAASVMMPLWYMVRFTDYMPDLKGKMIIRPMPKWTADGKRSAGMGGTGTAITNQSKNVELAKEFLAFAKLSKESNIQIWKQLGFDPLRWDVWSDPALKEPNKYTEYFGDYIFDILTSVKDEINSPTVTENTPKMNELVIQSALHKVLREKSTSPEHALKSVANEMRKQ; encoded by the coding sequence GTGAAGAGATTTTCTACGTTGTTACTAGTAATGGTCATAACAATGTCACTGTTTTTAACTGGTTGTTCAGGTGACTCCTCAAGCAGCTCTGGACAGGAAGGAAAAAGTGAAAATGGTGCTACTAAACTAACGTTGTGGACATTTGGAGAGCAACATGCCGAGTTTTTTGAGTTTATGGCTGATGAGTGGAACAAAAAAAATCCTAATAAAAAGATTCAGTTGGAAACTACCGTTTATCCGTATGAAGATATGCATAACAAACTGCTTTTATCTTTGCAATCGGGAGTAGGAGCACCAGACATTGCGGATATCGAGATTTCTCGCTTCTCCAACTATTTAAAAGGAAAACCACAGTTAGTAGAGTTAAACGATATTATAGAACCTGTAAAAGATAAAGTTATTCAATCGAGATTTGATATCTATTCTAAGAATGGAAAGTACTATGGGATTGATTTTCACGTAGGTGCGACCGTTATTTACTATAATAAAGAACTGCTAGATAAAGCAGGGGTAGATCCCGATCAAATCGTTACATGGGATGATTTTAAGGAGGCAGGTAAGAAGGTAGTTAGTGCCACAGGGAAACCGATGATTACAATTGAAGTAGATGGACCATGGACTTATTGGCCTTTGGTTGTACAGCAAGGGTCCGATTTTTACAGTAAGGATGGTAGTGTAATTGTAGATAACGATACCAACATAAAAACATTAACCTTTTTGAAGCAATTGCTAGACGAAAAAATTGCTGTAGTTGCTCCTGGCGGGCAACATCATGCAGAAGAATATTATGGGTTTATGAATAAAGGTGGAGCCGCATCTGTTATGATGCCGCTGTGGTACATGGTGAGGTTTACAGATTACATGCCAGATCTAAAAGGTAAGATGATTATCCGTCCAATGCCAAAATGGACAGCAGATGGAAAGCGTTCGGCTGGTATGGGTGGTACTGGAACCGCTATTACTAATCAAAGTAAGAATGTAGAACTTGCAAAGGAATTTTTGGCGTTTGCCAAATTATCTAAGGAATCCAACATTCAAATTTGGAAACAACTTGGGTTCGATCCGCTTCGCTGGGATGTTTGGAGCGATCCTGCACTGAAAGAACCGAATAAATATACAGAATACTTCGGTGATTATATTTTTGATATTTTAACAAGTGTGAAGGATGAGATCAATTCGCCGACAGTTACTGAAAATACTCCGAAAATGAATGAGTTAGTGATTCAATCTGCCTTGCACAAAGTTTTAAGAGAAAAGAGCACGTCCCCAGAACATGCTTTGAAAAGCGTTGCAAATGAAATGAGGAAACAATAA
- the araA gene encoding L-arabinose isomerase, which translates to MLSLRPYEFWFVTGSQHLYGEEALKQVEEHSRIMVDGWNRDSVFPFPFVLKPVVTTPEEIRRVCLEANVNEQCAGVITWMHTFSPAKMWIGGLLELRKPLLHLHTQFNRDIPWDSIDMDFMNLNQSAHGDREYGFIGARMGVARKVVAGHWEDSSVRERLAKWMRTAVAFAESRHLKVARFGDNMREVAVTEGDKVGAQIQFGWSVNGYGVGDLVQYIRDVSEQKVNELLEEYAELYDIVPAGRQDGPVRESIREQARIELGLKAFLKDGNFAAFTTTFEDLHGMKQLPGLAVQRLMAEGYGFGGEGDWKTAALVRLMKVMADGKGTSFMEDYTYHFEPGNEMILGAHMLEVCPTIAATRPRIEVHPLSIGGKEAPARLVFDGGEGAAVNASLIDLGHRFRLIVNEVDAVKVEHDMPKLPVARILWKPRPSLRDSAEAWILAGGAHHTCFSFAVTTEQLQDFAEMAGIECVVINARTSVSSLKNELRWNEVFWRGR; encoded by the coding sequence ATGCTGTCATTACGTCCTTATGAATTTTGGTTTGTAACAGGAAGCCAGCACTTGTACGGGGAAGAAGCATTAAAGCAGGTTGAAGAACATTCGAGAATCATGGTCGATGGGTGGAACCGCGATTCGGTATTTCCGTTCCCATTCGTTTTGAAACCGGTCGTCACAACGCCAGAGGAAATCCGGCGCGTTTGCCTTGAGGCGAATGTGAATGAACAATGCGCTGGGGTGATCACCTGGATGCATACGTTCTCGCCGGCGAAAATGTGGATTGGCGGCCTTTTGGAACTGCGAAAACCGTTATTGCATCTTCATACTCAATTTAACCGCGATATTCCGTGGGACAGCATCGATATGGACTTTATGAACTTAAACCAATCGGCCCACGGCGACCGGGAATACGGATTTATCGGCGCAAGAATGGGAGTCGCCCGAAAAGTGGTGGCCGGGCACTGGGAAGACTCAAGCGTCCGCGAGCGGCTGGCGAAGTGGATGCGAACGGCCGTCGCCTTTGCGGAAAGCCGCCATCTCAAAGTCGCCCGTTTTGGCGACAACATGCGTGAAGTGGCAGTGACTGAAGGGGACAAGGTCGGAGCGCAAATCCAATTCGGTTGGTCGGTCAATGGCTATGGCGTCGGGGATTTGGTTCAATACATCCGCGATGTTTCCGAACAAAAAGTCAACGAACTGCTTGAGGAATATGCCGAGCTGTATGACATTGTGCCCGCTGGCCGCCAAGACGGGCCGGTTCGCGAGTCGATCCGTGAACAGGCGCGGATTGAACTTGGATTAAAGGCTTTCTTGAAAGACGGGAACTTTGCCGCTTTCACGACGACGTTTGAGGACTTGCATGGGATGAAGCAGCTCCCGGGACTCGCGGTTCAGCGGTTGATGGCCGAAGGATATGGCTTCGGCGGCGAAGGCGACTGGAAAACAGCCGCACTCGTCCGGTTGATGAAAGTCATGGCTGACGGCAAAGGGACGTCGTTTATGGAAGATTACACGTACCACTTTGAGCCGGGCAATGAAATGATTCTTGGCGCCCATATGCTCGAAGTATGCCCGACGATCGCCGCAACCCGGCCGCGCATTGAAGTTCATCCACTGTCGATCGGCGGAAAAGAAGCCCCGGCCCGCTTAGTCTTTGACGGTGGTGAAGGGGCGGCCGTCAATGCGTCGCTAATCGACTTAGGGCACCGATTCCGCCTCATTGTCAACGAGGTCGATGCGGTCAAAGTGGAGCACGACATGCCGAAATTGCCCGTTGCGCGCATTTTATGGAAACCGCGGCCGTCGCTTCGTGATTCGGCCGAAGCATGGATTTTGGCTGGCGGCGCCCACCATACATGCTTCTCATTTGCAGTTACAACAGAACAACTGCAAGACTTTGCAGAAATGGCCGGCATCGAATGCGTCGTGATCAATGCACGTACGTCCGTCTCATCGCTCAAAAATGAATTGAGATGGAATGAAGTGTTTTGGCGGGGGAGATAA
- the araD gene encoding L-ribulose-5-phosphate 4-epimerase: MLEELKQAVLEANLQLPQYRLVTFTWGNVSGIDRERGLVVIKPSGVAYDKLTVDDMVVVNLDGEVIEGHLKPSSDTPTHVWLYKQFLGIGGIVHTHSTWATTWAQAGKGIPALGTTHADYFYGEIPCTRPMTNEEIQGAYELETGKVITETFRFLDPLQMPGVLVHGHGPFAWGKDPANAVHNAVVLEEVAKMAARTFMLNPNVQPISQSLLDRHYLRKHGVNAYYGQ, encoded by the coding sequence ATGCTCGAGGAGCTGAAACAGGCCGTATTGGAGGCCAATTTGCAGCTCCCGCAATACCGTCTTGTGACGTTTACGTGGGGAAACGTGAGCGGAATTGACCGGGAGCGCGGATTGGTTGTCATTAAGCCGAGCGGGGTGGCGTATGACAAACTGACTGTGGACGATATGGTAGTTGTCAATTTAGACGGCGAAGTGATCGAGGGGCACTTGAAACCGTCGTCCGACACCCCGACCCATGTATGGTTGTATAAACAATTTCTAGGAATCGGTGGAATTGTCCATACCCATTCAACATGGGCGACGACTTGGGCTCAGGCTGGAAAAGGAATTCCAGCATTAGGAACGACGCACGCGGACTATTTTTATGGGGAAATTCCGTGCACCCGCCCGATGACCAATGAAGAAATTCAAGGGGCTTATGAACTAGAGACCGGAAAGGTGATTACGGAAACGTTCCGTTTCCTTGATCCGCTGCAAATGCCTGGCGTTTTAGTACATGGGCATGGACCGTTTGCTTGGGGGAAAGATCCAGCAAACGCTGTTCATAATGCTGTTGTTTTGGAAGAAGTGGCAAAAATGGCAGCAAGAACATTCATGCTCAATCCGAACGTACAGCCGATCAGCCAATCGCTGCTTGACCGCCACTATTTACGCAAGCATGGCGTCAATGCTTACTATGGGCAATAA
- a CDS encoding aldehyde dehydrogenase family protein, translating into MPTAVQKQKLYINGEWREGKSYTELKSPYSRETIAEIPAASEEEVDEAIAAAYAARQTMAAMPAHERAAILERVVEQLKARQEEAARLIALEAAKPITTAKGEVARTIQTYKFAAEEAKRIHGETLPLDAAPGGENRIALTVHEPIGVIGAITPFNFPMNLVAHKLGPAIASGNTVVLKPASQTPLSAYFIAELFEKAGLPKGALNVVTGSGRTVGDKIVTDSRISMITFTGSPEVGIAIRNKAGLKRVTLELGSNSAVIVDEQVDLDRIIPRCVFGAFTFQGQVCISLQRIYVHENRYDEFVEKFVSAAKQLKTGDPLDPNTDVSALITPNDVDRALSWIEEAKQGGASVVLGGERDGNILLPTVIVDAEPTMKVSCQEVFAPIVLINRIRSIDEAIELVNDSRYGLQAGVYTDNVHTAWKAAKQLHVGGVLINDIPTFRVDHMPYGGVKESGFGREGIRYAIEEMTELKLIIFNEN; encoded by the coding sequence ATGCCAACCGCGGTGCAGAAACAGAAGCTATACATCAACGGCGAATGGCGGGAAGGGAAGTCTTACACTGAATTGAAATCACCGTATTCACGCGAGACGATCGCCGAAATCCCGGCTGCATCGGAAGAAGAAGTTGACGAAGCGATCGCGGCGGCGTACGCCGCGCGGCAAACGATGGCCGCTATGCCTGCTCATGAGCGGGCCGCCATTTTAGAGCGGGTTGTCGAGCAGCTGAAAGCGCGGCAGGAAGAAGCGGCAAGGTTGATCGCGCTGGAAGCAGCCAAACCGATCACCACGGCGAAAGGGGAAGTCGCCCGCACGATTCAAACGTACAAATTCGCCGCCGAAGAAGCGAAGCGCATTCATGGGGAAACGCTGCCGCTTGACGCCGCGCCGGGCGGGGAAAACCGCATTGCCTTGACGGTCCACGAACCGATCGGCGTCATCGGGGCGATCACGCCGTTTAACTTTCCGATGAACTTGGTCGCCCATAAACTTGGCCCGGCCATCGCCTCGGGCAACACAGTTGTGTTAAAACCAGCCAGCCAAACGCCGCTGTCCGCCTATTTTATCGCCGAATTGTTCGAAAAAGCCGGTTTGCCGAAAGGGGCGCTCAACGTCGTCACCGGAAGCGGCCGCACGGTCGGCGACAAAATCGTCACCGACTCGCGCATCAGCATGATCACCTTCACCGGCAGCCCGGAAGTCGGCATCGCGATCCGCAATAAGGCGGGCTTAAAGCGGGTGACGCTCGAGCTCGGCTCGAACTCGGCCGTGATCGTCGATGAACAGGTCGATCTTGACCGCATCATCCCGCGCTGCGTATTTGGCGCGTTTACGTTCCAAGGGCAAGTATGCATTTCGCTCCAGCGCATTTACGTGCATGAGAATCGTTATGATGAGTTCGTCGAAAAGTTTGTCTCGGCCGCGAAACAGTTGAAAACAGGCGATCCGCTTGACCCGAACACCGACGTGTCGGCCTTAATTACGCCAAACGACGTCGACCGGGCGCTCTCTTGGATCGAAGAGGCGAAACAAGGCGGCGCCAGCGTCGTTCTTGGCGGCGAGCGCGACGGCAACATCTTGCTCCCGACGGTCATTGTGGACGCCGAACCGACGATGAAAGTGTCGTGCCAAGAAGTGTTCGCCCCGATCGTCTTGATCAACCGCATCCGTTCGATCGATGAAGCCATTGAGTTGGTCAACGACTCGCGTTACGGCTTGCAGGCAGGGGTGTATACAGACAACGTCCATACCGCGTGGAAAGCAGCGAAACAACTGCACGTCGGCGGCGTGCTGATCAACGACATCCCGACGTTCCGCGTTGACCATATGCCATACGGCGGCGTGAAAGAAAGCGGGTTTGGCCGCGAAGGGATTCGCTATGCGATCGAGGAAATGACGGAGTTGAAGTTGATTATTTTTAACGAAAATTAA
- a CDS encoding carbohydrate ABC transporter permease, which yields MENKLDYSIQAVSRKQKKNRIIFSQKVAPYIFVSPFILSFLIFFLYPSISTIIMSFQEVLPGETKFVGIENYKKLFNPHFYAALRNTTIYTIWTLIILIPLPLILAVILNSRAVPGRNFFRSAYFIPALTSTIVVGIVFRLIFGELESAPANTLLKLLGLPAQQWTMHWGTGMFLMVFLASWKWLGVNILYFLSGLQNIPKELYESAEMDGAGVFRKFFYITLPLLKPVVIYVLTISIFGGFRMYEESFVFWQNQSPGDIGLTLVGYIYKEGFMNNDMGFGSAIGIVLLIIVFVINIIQLKITGAFGKEG from the coding sequence GTGGAAAATAAATTAGACTACTCAATACAGGCGGTATCACGGAAACAAAAGAAAAATCGAATTATTTTTTCTCAAAAAGTTGCTCCGTACATTTTCGTATCACCGTTTATTCTATCTTTTTTAATATTTTTTCTTTATCCTTCCATTTCAACAATTATAATGAGTTTTCAAGAAGTGTTACCTGGCGAAACAAAGTTTGTTGGGATAGAAAATTATAAAAAATTATTCAATCCACATTTTTATGCGGCTTTGCGTAATACAACAATTTATACTATTTGGACACTAATTATCTTGATCCCCCTTCCTTTAATACTGGCGGTCATATTGAATTCTAGAGCCGTACCAGGACGTAATTTTTTTCGATCTGCCTATTTCATACCAGCTTTAACTTCTACCATCGTAGTCGGTATAGTATTCCGCTTAATCTTTGGGGAGTTAGAATCAGCCCCTGCGAATACGTTATTGAAACTATTAGGGTTACCAGCTCAGCAGTGGACAATGCATTGGGGAACAGGAATGTTTTTAATGGTATTTTTAGCCTCTTGGAAGTGGTTGGGGGTTAATATTTTGTATTTTCTCTCGGGATTGCAAAATATCCCAAAGGAGCTTTATGAGTCAGCAGAGATGGATGGAGCAGGGGTATTTAGGAAGTTTTTTTATATTACACTTCCCCTTCTGAAGCCCGTAGTAATTTATGTATTAACTATTAGCATTTTTGGTGGGTTTAGAATGTACGAGGAAAGTTTTGTGTTTTGGCAAAATCAGTCACCTGGTGATATTGGACTTACTTTAGTAGGTTACATTTATAAGGAAGGGTTTATGAACAACGACATGGGATTCGGTTCGGCTATCGGGATCGTACTGTTAATCATTGTGTTTGTTATTAATATTATTCAGTTGAAGATTACAGGAGCCTTTGGGAAGGAGGGGTAA
- a CDS encoding cyclase family protein: protein MNIKTLIDLTMPITAQTPVYPGDPKPKIEPAATFAQDGYHVSRLVLGSHSGTHVDAPFHFYEHGWRLDDVPLTYFLGRGVVVEARGKQDGEAVTIKDAAPYLPQLSPGTIVLFHTGWSRYAGTERYFRHPYVAPDVIEAMLERGVRTFFIDALNIDPPDGSSFRAHELILGANGVIGENFVNFERIDFDDPYIIALPLSLPSCDGSPVRAVAVQWA from the coding sequence ATGAACATCAAAACACTCATCGACCTCACCATGCCGATCACGGCCCAAACTCCGGTGTACCCGGGGGATCCGAAGCCGAAAATCGAACCGGCGGCGACGTTCGCCCAAGACGGCTATCACGTCAGCCGCTTGGTGCTTGGGTCGCACAGCGGCACGCATGTGGATGCGCCGTTTCACTTTTACGAACACGGTTGGCGGCTCGATGACGTGCCGCTCACGTATTTTCTTGGCCGCGGTGTGGTCGTTGAGGCCAGAGGAAAACAAGACGGCGAAGCGGTGACGATCAAAGATGCCGCCCCGTATCTCCCGCAGCTGTCGCCGGGGACGATCGTTCTTTTTCACACCGGTTGGTCGCGCTATGCCGGAACGGAGCGGTATTTCCGCCATCCGTACGTTGCGCCGGATGTGATTGAAGCGATGCTTGAACGCGGCGTGCGGACGTTTTTCATCGATGCCTTGAACATCGATCCGCCCGACGGCTCGTCGTTCCGCGCCCACGAACTTATTCTTGGCGCCAACGGGGTGATCGGAGAAAATTTCGTGAACTTCGAGCGAATCGATTTTGATGACCCGTATATTATTGCCCTCCCTCTTTCCTTGCCTAGCTGCGACGGTTCGCCTGTTCGGGCGGTGGCAGTGCAGTGGGCGTAA
- a CDS encoding enoyl-CoA hydratase — protein sequence METVVLTFDQNKAILELNRPQALNAMDVQMLGELVEALRAIKESEADIVVIRGKGRGFSAGGDIKTMLAADDPSQFQTVMKTIQEMITLLYTMPKITVSLIHGPAAGLGFSFALASDCLIATKDARLAMNFIGIGLIPDGGGHFFLAQRVGTAKAKQIIWEGKPMDANEALQLGLVDFVVENEEQAEQIIASLQTKPLQAMIATKMLYAEQTKADLLRVLDLETDAQQRMRQTEDHREGVRAFLEKRKPVFRGR from the coding sequence ATGGAGACAGTGGTGCTGACATTTGACCAAAACAAGGCGATATTGGAATTGAACCGCCCGCAGGCGCTCAATGCGATGGATGTGCAAATGCTCGGTGAGCTTGTCGAAGCGCTGCGGGCCATCAAAGAGAGTGAGGCGGACATCGTCGTTATCCGCGGCAAGGGAAGGGGGTTTTCCGCTGGCGGCGATATTAAAACGATGCTCGCTGCTGATGATCCGAGTCAGTTTCAAACCGTGATGAAAACGATTCAGGAGATGATCACGCTCTTGTATACGATGCCGAAAATCACCGTGTCGCTCATCCACGGTCCGGCAGCCGGCCTTGGGTTCAGCTTTGCCTTAGCGAGCGATTGCCTCATCGCCACCAAAGACGCGCGCCTGGCGATGAATTTCATCGGCATCGGCCTCATCCCTGACGGCGGCGGGCATTTCTTCCTGGCGCAGCGGGTCGGGACCGCAAAAGCCAAACAGATCATTTGGGAAGGAAAACCAATGGATGCAAACGAAGCGCTGCAGCTCGGGCTCGTTGACTTCGTTGTCGAGAACGAGGAGCAGGCCGAACAAATCATCGCTTCCTTGCAAACAAAACCGCTTCAAGCCATGATCGCCACGAAAATGCTGTACGCTGAACAAACGAAAGCAGATTTGCTTCGCGTCCTTGACCTCGAAACCGACGCCCAGCAGCGCATGCGGCAAACCGAAGACCACCGCGAAGGCGTCCGCGCCTTTTTGGAGAAGCGGAAGCCGGTGTTTCGGGGGAGATAG
- a CDS encoding GntR family transcriptional regulator: protein MKEKTLPKYMQLKQEILSWIVSGKMKPDEKIPTEHEIAHQFQLSRHTVRQALGELEKEGWLYKIQGSGTFVSRPKPKEQVDTKTIGIVTTYISDYIFPHIVRGAEETLREKGYRLLLASTNNDKQREKEQLEEMIREPLSGLIIEPTKSAQGNPNLGYYLSLNNLHIPYVMINARYLEVSCPCVKMDDEKGGFLLTDHLIRLGHRRIAGFFKTDDLQGVDRLRGFIRAHQQHEVPVATEYLLPYATEEKWTKPIQVAREFLRRPKGERPTAFVCYNDELAIQLLEVIRQQGLSVPEDVSIVGFDDSTFATATEVKLTTIRHPKTEMGIQAAELLIHMIEQPAAEKIEDIIYEPELIVRNSTKEI from the coding sequence ATGAAGGAGAAAACGCTGCCGAAATATATGCAATTGAAACAGGAAATTTTATCTTGGATCGTTTCTGGAAAAATGAAGCCAGATGAGAAAATTCCAACTGAACACGAAATCGCCCATCAATTTCAACTGAGCCGCCATACCGTCCGACAGGCGCTGGGGGAGCTCGAGAAGGAAGGATGGCTGTACAAAATTCAAGGGAGCGGTACGTTTGTGTCCCGGCCGAAGCCGAAGGAACAAGTCGACACGAAAACGATCGGGATCGTGACGACGTATATTTCTGATTATATCTTTCCGCATATCGTTCGTGGGGCGGAGGAGACGTTGCGGGAGAAAGGGTACCGTCTCTTGCTTGCCAGCACGAATAATGATAAACAGAGGGAAAAAGAACAACTGGAGGAGATGATTCGCGAGCCGTTAAGCGGACTGATTATTGAACCGACGAAAAGTGCGCAAGGAAATCCGAATTTAGGCTACTACTTGTCGCTTAACAATCTCCATATCCCATACGTGATGATTAACGCCCGCTATTTGGAAGTGAGTTGTCCGTGCGTCAAAATGGACGATGAGAAGGGCGGATTTTTATTGACTGATCATCTCATTCGGTTAGGGCATCGCCGGATTGCCGGTTTCTTTAAAACGGATGACTTGCAAGGAGTCGACCGTTTGCGCGGCTTTATTCGCGCCCACCAGCAGCACGAGGTGCCGGTGGCGACGGAGTATCTTCTTCCATATGCAACGGAAGAGAAATGGACCAAGCCGATTCAGGTGGCGCGTGAGTTTTTGCGGCGGCCGAAAGGGGAGCGGCCGACGGCGTTCGTTTGCTATAACGATGAATTGGCCATTCAGTTGCTTGAAGTGATCCGCCAACAAGGATTGTCTGTTCCGGAGGATGTTTCGATCGTTGGGTTTGATGATTCGACGTTTGCGACAGCGACGGAAGTAAAGTTGACGACGATCCGCCATCCGAAAACGGAAATGGGGATTCAAGCGGCCGAGTTGCTTATTCACATGATTGAGCAGCCTGCTGCTGAGAAAATTGAGGATATTATTTATGAACCAGAGCTTATTGTCCGGAACTCTACAAAGGAAATATAA
- a CDS encoding pyroglutamyl-peptidase I produces the protein MRCLAYVAEIEPDAVISLGLAAGRTKITPERVAINCQDGGPDNRGIKVQDESIVEGGPAAYFSTLPIRQFVNALNEQGYPAQISNTAGTYLCNHVMYSVLHKVSSESLSVQAGFVHLPASHELAIQRPTLPSWSYNDLRDAVVVMIEELT, from the coding sequence TTGCGTTGTTTAGCGTATGTAGCGGAAATTGAACCGGATGCCGTTATATCACTTGGCCTCGCCGCCGGGCGCACCAAAATTACTCCAGAGCGAGTGGCGATCAATTGTCAGGACGGAGGGCCCGATAACCGCGGGATAAAAGTACAAGATGAATCGATTGTCGAAGGCGGGCCAGCGGCATATTTCTCTACATTGCCAATTCGTCAATTTGTCAACGCATTGAATGAACAAGGCTATCCCGCCCAGATCTCCAATACCGCGGGAACGTATTTGTGCAATCATGTGATGTATTCTGTTCTGCATAAAGTAAGCAGTGAAAGTTTGTCCGTTCAGGCCGGGTTTGTTCATCTCCCCGCTTCACACGAGCTTGCCATCCAACGACCGACCTTGCCTAGTTGGTCCTACAATGATTTGCGGGATGCGGTGGTAGTAATGATTGAAGAGCTGACATAA
- a CDS encoding ribulokinase → MGQKYVIGIDYGTESGRAVLVDLDGNEIADHVTPYPHGVIDEVLPESNVQLEPDWALQHPGDYVEVLATAVPAVLQKSGVSPSDVIGVGIDFTACTMLPVDASGEPLCLKPEFKHRPHSWVKLWKHHAAQDEANLLNEIAAKRGEAFLPRYGGKISSEWMIAKIWQILNEDPEIYEQTDLFLEATDWVIFKMTGNIVRNSCTAGYKSIWHKQDGYPSKEFFRALDPRLEHLTDTKLRGPIVPLGTRAGVLTNEMAAMMGLLPGTAVAVGNVDAHAAVPGVGVVEPGKLVMAMGTSICHMLLGTEEKYVEGMCGVVEDGIIPGYFGYEAGQSAVGDIFAWYVEQGVPAYVKEAAEKEGVSVHEWLEKRAAAYRPGETGLLALDWWNGNRSVLVDTDLTGLIIGYTLLTKPEEIYRALLEATAFGTRKIIDAFVENGVKVDELYACGGLPQKNKLLMQIYADVTNREIKIAASKQTPAVGAAMFAAVAAGKENGGYESIVDAAQKMGKVREETFKPIPENVVIYEQLYQEYTKLHDYFGRGENDVMKRLKHWRETARAANESVTLS, encoded by the coding sequence ATGGGCCAAAAATATGTCATTGGCATCGACTATGGGACGGAATCGGGACGGGCGGTTCTCGTTGATCTAGACGGAAACGAAATTGCGGATCATGTCACTCCATACCCTCACGGAGTTATCGATGAAGTCCTGCCGGAATCGAACGTACAACTCGAGCCAGACTGGGCGTTGCAACACCCGGGTGATTATGTCGAAGTGTTGGCGACCGCTGTCCCGGCCGTCTTGCAAAAGTCTGGAGTTAGTCCATCGGATGTTATCGGGGTCGGGATCGATTTTACGGCTTGCACAATGTTGCCGGTTGATGCCTCCGGAGAGCCGCTTTGCTTGAAACCAGAGTTTAAGCATCGCCCGCACAGCTGGGTGAAACTGTGGAAGCACCATGCCGCTCAGGATGAGGCGAACTTGCTCAACGAGATCGCTGCCAAACGAGGGGAAGCGTTTTTGCCGCGATATGGCGGAAAAATTTCATCTGAATGGATGATTGCGAAAATTTGGCAGATTCTAAACGAAGATCCGGAGATTTACGAACAGACTGACCTTTTCCTTGAGGCGACCGATTGGGTCATTTTCAAAATGACTGGGAATATCGTCCGTAACAGCTGCACAGCGGGCTATAAGTCGATTTGGCATAAGCAAGATGGGTATCCAAGCAAGGAATTTTTCCGGGCGCTTGACCCGCGGCTGGAACACTTGACAGACACGAAACTGCGCGGCCCGATCGTTCCGCTTGGCACGAGAGCGGGAGTGCTGACGAACGAAATGGCGGCCATGATGGGCCTTCTTCCGGGAACAGCCGTCGCCGTCGGAAATGTCGATGCCCATGCGGCCGTACCGGGTGTCGGGGTTGTCGAACCAGGGAAGCTGGTGATGGCGATGGGAACCTCGATTTGCCACATGCTGCTGGGCACGGAAGAAAAATATGTCGAAGGCATGTGCGGGGTCGTCGAGGACGGCATCATTCCCGGGTATTTCGGTTACGAAGCCGGCCAATCTGCAGTTGGTGACATTTTCGCTTGGTATGTGGAGCAAGGCGTTCCCGCATATGTGAAAGAAGCGGCAGAAAAAGAAGGAGTCAGCGTCCACGAATGGCTTGAGAAGCGGGCAGCTGCCTATCGGCCGGGGGAAACCGGGCTGTTGGCGTTGGACTGGTGGAACGGCAACCGCTCCGTATTGGTCGATACCGATTTAACCGGGCTCATCATTGGCTATACGTTGCTAACGAAACCAGAAGAGATTTACCGTGCGCTGCTTGAAGCAACGGCCTTTGGCACACGCAAAATTATCGATGCTTTCGTTGAAAACGGTGTCAAAGTTGACGAATTGTACGCGTGCGGCGGGCTGCCGCAAAAAAATAAACTGCTCATGCAAATTTATGCCGATGTCACCAACCGCGAGATCAAAATTGCGGCTTCGAAACAAACTCCGGCGGTGGGGGCGGCTATGTTTGCGGCGGTCGCGGCCGGCAAAGAAAACGGTGGATATGAATCGATCGTCGACGCAGCCCAAAAGATGGGGAAAGTGCGCGAAGAGACGTTCAAGCCAATTCCAGAGAATGTCGTAATCTACGAGCAGTTGTACCAAGAATATACGAAGCTTCATGATTATTTCGGCCGTGGGGAAAACGATGTCATGAAACGGCTCAAACATTGGAGAGAAACCGCACGGGCGGCGAACGAATCGGTGACTTTATCGTAA